A DNA window from Betta splendens chromosome 6, fBetSpl5.4, whole genome shotgun sequence contains the following coding sequences:
- the LOC114857907 gene encoding uncharacterized protein LOC114857907: MMGSVSKTVSAVAPHGKDLFLSRLKNEIIKSPLASNVLLGLILTGLENFIDMEFACPCDPAFNAFFASVYLFFPGVTASVLMLVTQGCRCKAQQELEKVLLIGSVPVIMWLVLVFLDGEYFACAKTYWSGRYVIVDKAEPQRWCEPTNSTSYMERMRLTQRWYFQSQVMGIVVLIGSLALFGLFKCSQRLFIQRPEERATGLRELIQEEEFVVNLASSSTVS; this comes from the exons ATGATGGGAAGTGTCTCTAAGACAGTATCTG CAGTAGCTCCTCACGGGAAAGATCTATTTCTCTCCAGACTGAAAAATGAGATTATAAAAAGTCCCCTCGCATCAAATGTGCTTCTTGGCCTGATCCTCACTGGCTTGGAGAATTTTATAGATATGGAGTTTGCGTGTCCTTGTGATCCTGcatttaatgctttttttgcATCAGTGTACTTATTTTTTCCTGGAGTTACTGCCTCTGTGCTGATGCTCGTTACTCAAGGATGTAGGTGCAAAGCTCAGCAAGAGTTGGAGAAGGTTCTACTTATTGGCTCAGTTCCTGTCATAATGTGGCTCGTCCTGGTCTTCTTGGATGGAGAATACTTTGCTTGTGCTAAGACTTACTGGTCGGGCAGGTATGTGATCGTTGACAAAGCTGAGCCCCAGAGATGGTGTGAACCTACAAACAGCACCTCATACATGGAAAGAATGCGCCTGACCCAGAGATGGTACTTTCAGTCTCAG GTCATGGGAATTGTGGTTCTGATAGGCAGCCTTGCTCTATTTGGACTATTCAAATGCTCCCAAAGGCTTTTTATTCAAAGGCCAGAGGAAAGAGCCACAGGTCTACGTGAGCTAATCCAAGAAGAAGAG TTCGTGGTGAATCTTGCCTCTTCCTCGACTGTCAGCTGA